A stretch of DNA from Luteibaculum oceani:
AAGTCCTAAGCCAGTTATCCCACCACATGTAGAAGCTCTTGAAAAACTTAGAAAACTGCAGAACGAGGAAATCTGGAAAATAAAGGGTGACAAGGTATTTTACACCGAAATTTCTTTGATAATTAGAGGCTATTTAGGCAAAAGGTATAACATACATGCCCTAGAAAAAACCAGTGGAGAAATCTCACAGTTACTTCAGTACAAGCTTCAACCTAAGTCCTTGCACGAAGACCTCTCCTACATTTTAAACCTCAGTGATATGGCCAAATACGCTAAAGAAAAGCCCGGTGAGGCTTTTGCGAAAGAGGCTGTTGAAAAGGCAATTGAATTAGTAAAACGCACCACTCCAATCGAAGAAGAAATTAATGGGTAAGTCTAAAATTGGAAATATTGTTTTTGCACTAATTGGTGTGCTACTCTGCTTTATACTGTGGCAATATTATTACCACCGATTTGAATACAAGCATGGAGCATTCTTTTGGTTTTTACCAATAATTCCCTTGCTCGCCATTCACTTCGTTTGGCGACAAAACCAGCAAATTGCCAAGGTAAACCTCCCCTCTTTTAATTTTATAGCCAAGGAAAATCTCTTTAGTAAAGGATTTTTCAGGACCAGCCTACACGGTTTTAAATGGATAGCCCTTACCCTGTTAATCATTGCCTTGGCAAGACCACAGAGCAAAGATTCTTATCGAAATGTTAGTACAGAAGGGATAGATATAATTATAGCTCTGGATGTATCCGCCTCTATGTTGGCAAAGGACTTTACCCCAAACCGACTTGAGTCCGCTAAGGACGTGGCTATGGATTTTATCTCTAAACGAACCAACGATAGAATTGGGTTGGTTGTGTACGAAGGCGAAGCTTTTACCCAGTGTCCTATTACCACAGACCACCGCGTGTTAAATTCCATGCTAAAGGAAATAAACACGGGACTATTAGAAGGTGGAACAGCAATAGGAATGGGATTGGCAACATCTGTTAACCGACTGCGAGAAAGTGATGCTAAAAGCAAGGTGATTATCCTTTTGACCGATGGGGTAAATAACCGAGGAGAAATAGATCCTATAACCTCAGCAGAGTTAGCAAAGGAATTCGGAGTTAAAGTGTACACCATTGGTGTAGGTTCTCGAGGCAAAGCCCTATCCCCTGTTTCTATTTATCCTAATGGCCAGTATAAGTACGAGTATATAGACGTGAAAATCGATGAGCTTACTTTAGAAAAGATTGCTTTCCAAACTGGAGGTAAATACTATCGGGCAACGTCTGAGGCTGCGCTGCGTGAGATTTACGACAACATCGATAAACTGGAGAAAACGGAAATAAAAGTAACCGAATATGCCCAGCGAAATGAGGAGTTTGCCCCCTTTATACTTGCTGCTTTGGCCCTTTTATGTATCGAAATAATATTAAAAAGCACCTGGTTTAGAAGTATTCCATAATGGAGAAAACAAAAACATATTCGCCTGGTAAGTTCATTGCCTTCGCCTTGGTTATGGAAATTATTTTCCTAGGCGTTGCTTTCCTATTATTTCAATTTGGAGAAAGGTGGATTACCGGTTTGCGTTTCGACAATAAGCAATATTTTATCCTAATTCCAATTGGGACACTTATCACTTTCGCTTACTTTTTTTACACCCGATG
This window harbors:
- a CDS encoding vWA domain-containing protein; protein product: MGKSKIGNIVFALIGVLLCFILWQYYYHRFEYKHGAFFWFLPIIPLLAIHFVWRQNQQIAKVNLPSFNFIAKENLFSKGFFRTSLHGFKWIALTLLIIALARPQSKDSYRNVSTEGIDIIIALDVSASMLAKDFTPNRLESAKDVAMDFISKRTNDRIGLVVYEGEAFTQCPITTDHRVLNSMLKEINTGLLEGGTAIGMGLATSVNRLRESDAKSKVIILLTDGVNNRGEIDPITSAELAKEFGVKVYTIGVGSRGKALSPVSIYPNGQYKYEYIDVKIDELTLEKIAFQTGGKYYRATSEAALREIYDNIDKLEKTEIKVTEYAQRNEEFAPFILAALALLCIEIILKSTWFRSIP